The Edaphobacter sp. 12200R-103 genome contains a region encoding:
- a CDS encoding response regulator, whose product MRPKKTILCVDDNEQALSVRTFLLETRGYRVIPALSPQHALEVVQQSVPGSLDLLLSDLNMPQMDGNELVRRAKQLQPALPAMIVSNTAGGFDRACCADVFLPKGASSPAEMIERIRVLVARKRGPRRSHFAPSVALDPAMAS is encoded by the coding sequence TTGCGGCCTAAGAAGACGATCCTCTGCGTAGACGATAACGAACAAGCCCTCTCCGTTCGCACCTTCCTGCTTGAGACCCGTGGCTACCGTGTGATTCCCGCGCTCTCGCCCCAACACGCCCTTGAGGTCGTTCAGCAATCTGTCCCCGGATCGCTCGACCTTCTGCTCAGCGATCTCAATATGCCCCAGATGGACGGCAACGAGCTCGTCCGCCGCGCCAAGCAACTGCAGCCCGCGCTGCCCGCGATGATCGTCTCCAACACCGCCGGCGGATTCGACCGCGCCTGCTGCGCCGACGTATTCCTTCCCAAGGGCGCTAGCTCTCCGGCTGAGATGATCGAGCGCATCCGCGTCCTCGTCGCCCGCAAGCGCGGCCCCAGGCGCTCGCACTTCGCCCCCAGCGTCGCTCTCGACCCCGCTATGGCCTCATAG